From Cheilinus undulatus linkage group 17, ASM1832078v1, whole genome shotgun sequence, one genomic window encodes:
- the sptlc1 gene encoding serine palmitoyltransferase 1 yields the protein MASGQQWVLVEMVQAFYEAPAYHLILEGILILWIIRLLFSKTYKLHETYRLTEKEKEDLIEEWQPEPLVPPVSKDHPSINYDVVTGPPSHKIIINGKECINFASLNFLGLLDNERVKQKALASLKKYGVGTCGPRGFYGTFDVHLELESRLAKFMKTEEAIIYSYGFATIASAIPAYSKRGDIIFVDEAACFSIQKGLQASRSFIKYFKHNDMDDLERLLKEQELEDQKNPRKARVTRKFIVVEGLYINTADICPLPELVKLKYKYKVRIFLEESMSFGVLGEHGRGVTEHFGVNIDDIDLISANMENAVASIGGFCCGRSFVIDHQRLSGQGYCFSASLPPMLAAAAIEALSIMEEDPDIFNVLREKCKQVHTALQWTPGLKLVGVPLAPALHLQLEKSSGSRDADMHLLRSIVDYCIDRNVALTLARYLDKEERFLPPPSIRVVVTVEQTDEDIQKAVTCIRDAASALIK from the exons atggcgtcCGGACAGCAATGGGTGTTGGTGGAGATGGTTCAGGCGTTTTACGAG GCTCCTGCGTATCATCTGATCCTGGAGGGAATCCTCATCCTGTGGATCATCAGACTCCTCTTCTCTAAGACCTACAAACTCCACGAGACCTACAGACTCACCGAGAAG GAGAAGGAGGACCTGATTGAGGAGTGGCAGCCTGAGCCTCTGGTTCCTCCTGTTTCTAAAGACCACCCCTCCATTAACTACGACGTCGTCACCGG accTCCCAGCCATAAAATCATCATAAATGGAAAAGAGTGCATCAACTTTGCATCGTTGAACTTCCTGGGTCTCCTTGACAATGAGCGCGTTAAG CAAAAAGCTCTGGCATCTCTTAAGAAATACGGCGTGGGCACGTGTGGTCCGAGAGGATTCTACGGGACGTTTG ACGTTCATCTGGAGCTGGAGAGTCGTTTGGCCAAATtcatgaagacagaagaagcCATCATCTACTCATACGGCTTTGCAACCATCGCCAGTGCGATCCCGGCCTACTCCAAGAGAGGAGACATCATCTTTGT GGATGAAGCTGCCTGCTTCTCCATCCAGAAGGGTCTCCAGGCATCTCGCAGCTTCATCAAATACTTCAAACACAACGACATGGACGATCTGGAGAGGCTGCTGAAGGAGCAGGAGCTGGAGGACCAGAAG AATCCTCGTAAAGCTCGAGTGACCCGGAAGTTCATCGTGGTGGAGGGTCTGTACATCAACACGGCAGACATCTGTCCGCTCCCTGAACTG GTGAAGCTGAAGTACAAGTACAAGGTGCGGATCTTTCTGGAAGAGAGCATGTCGTTTGGCGTTTTAGGAGAACACGGTCGAGGAGTCACAGAACACTTTGGCGTCAAT ATTGATGACATCGATCTGATCAGTGCTAACATGGAGAACGCCGTGGCGTCCATCGGAGGATTCTGCTGTGGGCGATCATTCGTCATCGACCATCAG CGTCTGTCCGGTCAGGGTTACTGTTTCTCCGCCTCTCTGCCCCCCATGTTGGCTGCTGCCGCCATCGAGGCTCTCAGCATCATGGAGGAGGATCCAG atatttttaatgtcctgagggaaaaatgcaaacaagTTCACACAGCTCTACAGTG GACTCCAGGTCTAAAGTTGGTGGGCGTCCCGTTGGCCCCGGCTCTTCACCTGCAGCTGGAGAAAAGTTCAGGATCCAGAGACGCAGACATGCATCTGCTGCGCTCCATCGTAGATTAT TGCATAGACAGAAACGTGGCTCTGACTCTGGCTCGTTACCTGGACAAAGAGGAGCGTTTCCTCCCTCCGCCCAG CATCAGGGTGGTGGTGACCGTGGAGCAGACGGACGAGGACATCCAGAAAGCTGTTACCTGTATCAGAGACGCAGCTTCAGCCCTCATtaaatga